One Takifugu rubripes chromosome 19, fTakRub1.2, whole genome shotgun sequence genomic window carries:
- the LOC115246792 gene encoding probable G-protein coupled receptor: MMAVRPAPVLAGLPNLTTTVWTTNPTVPADVGVVTSSQSQIKDLFGLFCMVTLNLIALLSNTGVMVAIARAPHLKRFAFVCHLCGVDLLCAILLMPLGIISSSPFFSTVAFTVLECQVYIFLNVFLISLTILTITAVNVERYFYIVHPMRYEVKMTINLAVGVMLLIWVKSALLALVSVFGWPAYGHQSSIAAAHCSLHASHSRLRGVFAVLFTVVCFLLPAVVILAVYCAVYKVARSAALQLVPTVPAWANANLAKNRSDSINSQTTMIGAAHSLPQRLSPERAFSGGKAALTLVFIVGQFLLCWLPFFIFHLHMSLTGSLQSPGDLEEVVTWLAYSSFAVNPFFYGLLNRQIREQLVKFHRCCSTQATEIGASSHEGSLQENLLQFFQRSSKSTEAPSGCVGSHPQNTADRSVKVPGLVPVEHTSQ; encoded by the coding sequence ATGATGGCCGTCAGACCCGCCCCGGTGCTGGCGGGCCTGCCGAACCTCACCACAACCGTATGGACTACAAATCCCACAGTTCCCGCCGATGTGGGCGTGGTCACCAGCTCCCAGTCCCAGATCAAAGACCTTTTCGGGTTGTTCTGCATGGTGACCCTGAATCTCATTGCCTTGCTGTCCAACACCGGCGTGATGGTGGCCATCGCGCGGGCCCCCCACCTCAAGAGATTTGCgtttgtgtgtcacctgtgcggCGTGGACCTGCTGTGCGCCATCCTGCTCATGCCGCTAGGCATCATATCCAGCTCGCCATTTTTCAGCACGGTGGCGTTCACTGTCCTGGAGTGTCAGGTTTACATCTTCCTCAACGTCTTCCTCATCTCTCTGACCATCCTCACCATCACGGCCGTCAACGTGGAGCGCTACTTCTACATTGTCCACCCAATGCGCTACGAGGTCAAGATGACCATCAACCTCGCCGTCGGCGTCATGCTCCTGATCTGGGTGAAGTCGGCCCTCTTGGCTCTGGTCTCCGTTTTTGGGTGGCCGGCTTACGGGCACCAGAGCTCCATCGCCGCAGCCCACTGCTCGCTTCACGCCAGCCACAGCCGCCTGCGAGGCGTGTTCGCCGTGCTCTTCACCGTGGTCTGTTTCCTGCTCCCCGCGGTGGTCATACTGGCCGTCTACTGCGCCGTCTACAAGGTGGCTCGCTCTGCCGCCCTGCAGCTGGTCCCCACCGTGCCCGCCTGGGCCAACGCCAACCTCGCCAAGAACCGCTCGGACTCCATCAACAGCCAGACCACCATGATTGGCGCCGCCCACAGTCTGCCCCAGCGTCTGTCTCCAGAGAGGGCCTTCAGCGGGGGCAAGGCCGCCCTCACCTTGGTCTTCATCGTGGGTCAGTTCTTGCTGTGCTGGCTGCCCTTTTTCATCTTCCACCTGCACATGTCTCTGACTGGCTCCCTGCAGAGCCCGGGggacctggaggaggtggtgaccTGGCTGGCCTACTCCTCCTTTGCAGTCAATCCCTTCTTCTACGGGCTTTTGAACAGGCAAATCAGAGAACAGCTGGTGAAGTTTCACCGCTGCTGCTCCACGCAGGCCACAGAGATCGGGGCATCCAGCCACGAGGGTTCCCTGCAGGAAAACCTCCTCCAGTTTTTCCAGAGAAGCAGCAAATCAACAGAAGCCCCATCAGGCTGTGTTGGGTCCCATCCCCAAAACACAGCGGACCGAAGTGTAAAGGTGCCCGGACTAGTCCCTGTGGAACACACATCACAGTGA